The Streptococcus sp. oral taxon 431 nucleotide sequence TTCAATCCCTTGAGAGCTAGCTTTGGATATGGCAAATGGAAACAAATAGCTTCAAAATCATTCAAGTCGCAATCATATCGCTTTTGGTACTCTTCCCAAGTCGTTTTTAAGCTATCCAAATACTGCTGTGTTGAGTAGACTCCATTTACAAATGGTGTTGTCGAATAGTTTGGACGCCAAAAGTCCATAATGTCACGAGTCTGCGCAACGTTATCGTTGTTGAAGACCATAACGCGTGGATTTTGGCTAATCAACATGGCAACACAGCCTGCACCTTGAGTTGGTTCTCCAGGAGTTTCAACACCATACCTTGCAATATCACTGGCTAGTACCAAAACTTTTGATTTTGGAGAATTTTCTACGTGTAACTTAGCATAGTGAAGTGCCGCAGTTGCACCATAGCAAGCTTCCTTGATTTCAAAACTACGAGCAAATGGTTGGATTCCTAATAAACCGTGTACAAAGACTGCAGCCGCCTTACTTTGATCGACTCCAGACTCTGTCGCTACGATAACCATATCAATCTCTTGCTTATCTTCTTCAGTCAGGATAGAATTTCCTGCACTAGCAGCCAAGGTAACAATATCCTCTGTTAAAGGAGCGATACTCAATTCTTTTAAAAGGAGTCCTTTACTCAATTTTTCAGGATCAATTCCTCGGGTTTCTGCTAAATCTTGTAATTTCAAAACGTATTGACTGGTCGCAAAACCAATCTTATCAATACCGATTGTCATATTTACCTCTATTTTTATCATTCATTGTAAAAAATCGTTCACCTCTATTTTATCACAATTGAAGTCAAATGAGCGAAAAAAGACTTGATTCACCAAATCAAGTTCATTTTAAAAACCTTATCTCATTTTTAGGCTAGTCCAACAAACAGAACTTTAGAGCTACAAAAAATCGAGTCTTAGCTAG carries:
- a CDS encoding hydroxymethylglutaryl-CoA synthase, which produces MTIGIDKIGFATSQYVLKLQDLAETRGIDPEKLSKGLLLKELSIAPLTEDIVTLAASAGNSILTEEDKQEIDMVIVATESGVDQSKAAAVFVHGLLGIQPFARSFEIKEACYGATAALHYAKLHVENSPKSKVLVLASDIARYGVETPGEPTQGAGCVAMLISQNPRVMVFNNDNVAQTRDIMDFWRPNYSTTPFVNGVYSTQQYLDSLKTTWEEYQKRYDCDLNDFEAICFHLPYPKLALKGLKKILDKSLPQEKKDLLQKHFDESIIYSQKVGNIYTGSLFLGLLSLLENSDSLKAGDKLALYSYGSGAVSEFFSVELVEGYEQQLQKNRLDLLDQRQALSVADYERIFFEEANLDESGSATMSGYEGQDYALVEIVDHQRRYSKVEK